A DNA window from Lutra lutra chromosome 8, mLutLut1.2, whole genome shotgun sequence contains the following coding sequences:
- the LOC125107943 gene encoding LOW QUALITY PROTEIN: protein EFR3 homolog B-like (The sequence of the model RefSeq protein was modified relative to this genomic sequence to represent the inferred CDS: deleted 1 base in 1 codon), which yields MSKVPLPSLHHPMETGKTGENRNRLTQIMLLKSLLQVSTGFQCNNMMSALPSNFLDRLLSTALMEDAEIRLFVLEILISFIDRHGNRHKFSTISTLSDISVLKLKVDKCSRQDTVFMKKHSQQLYRHIYLSCKEESNVQKHYEALYGLLALISIELANEEVVVDLIRLVLAVQDVAQVNEENLPVYNRCALYTLGAAYLNLISQLTTVPAFCQHIHEVIETRKKEAPYMLPEAVFVEEPRLSQNLDGVVIEFLFRQNKISEVLGGSGYNSDRLCLPYVPQLTDEDRLSKRKSIGETISLQVEVESRNSPEKEERVPAEEITYETLKKAIVDSVAVEEQERERRRQVVEKFQKAPFEEIAAHCGARTSLLQSKLNQIFEITIRPPPSPSGTITAAYGQPQNHSIPVYEMKFPDLCIY from the exons ATGAGCAAGGTCCCACTGCCTTCCCTGCATCATCCCATGGAGACAGGGAAGACAGGAGAGAACAGGAACCGGCTGACCCAGATTATGCTGCTGAAATCCCTCCTTCAGGTGTCCACGGGTTTCCAGTGCAACAACATGATGTCAGCCCTGCCCAGCAACTTCCTGGACCGCCTTCTGTCCACCGCCCTCATGGAGGACGCAGAGATCCGCCTCTTTGTTCTAGAGATTCTCATCAGTTTCATCGATCGTCATGGCAACCGCCACAAGTTCTCTACCATCAGTACCCTCAGTGACATCTCTGTCCTGAAGCTGAAAGTGGACAAGTGCTCCCGACAGGACACCGTCTTCATGAAGAAGCACTCCCAGCAGCTCTACAGACATATCTACCTGAGCTGCAAGGAGGAGTCGAACGTACAGAAGCACTATGAGGCGCTCTACGGCTTGCTGGCACTCATCAGCATTGAGCTGGCCAATGAGGAGGTGGTGGTCGACCTCATCCGCCTGGTGCTGGCTGTTCAGGACGTGGCCCAGGTCAATGAAGAGAACTTGCCTGTGTACAACCGCTGTGCCCTCTACACGCTGGGTGCAGCCTACCTGAACCTCATCAGCCAGCTCACCACAGTCCCTGCCTTCTGCCAACACATCCATGAGGTGATAGAGACCcggaagaaggaggctccctacATGCTCCCTGAGGCTGTGTTTGTGGAGGAGCCCAGGTTGTCCCAAAATCTAGACGGAGTAGTGATTGAGTTCCTCTTCCGCCAGAACAAGATCAGCGAGGTCCTGGGGGGCAGCGGCTACAACTCCGACAGGCTCTGCCTGCCCTACGTCCCTCAGCTGACAGATGAGGATCGCTTATCCAAGAGGAAGAGCATTGGAGAAACCATTTCCCTGCAGGTGGAGGTGGAATCCAGGAACAGCCCAGAGAAGGAGGAGCGAGTGCCTGCCGAGGAGATCACCTATGAGACCCTAAAGAAGGCCATCGTGGACAGCGTAGCAGTTGAGGAGCAGGAACGTGAACGGCGGCGACAGGTGGTAGAGAAGTTCCAGAAGGCACCCTTTGAGGAGATCGCGGCACACTGCGGGGCCAGGACATCACTGCTGCAGAGCAAACTCAATCAGATCTTTGAAATCACCATCCGG CCCCCCCCAAGCCCATCAGGCACCATCACCGCAGCCTATGGCCAGCCTCAAAACCACTCCATCCCGGTCTACGAGATGAAGTTTCCCGATCTGTGCATATACTGA